Proteins encoded in a region of the Oncorhynchus keta strain PuntledgeMale-10-30-2019 chromosome 3, Oket_V2, whole genome shotgun sequence genome:
- the LOC118377225 gene encoding LLGL scribble cell polarity complex component 2-like isoform X1, with translation MKRFRRHGQESHRDRIKQELYGFNKTVEHGFPHQPSALVFSPSLQLLAIGTRSGAIKLYGAPGVEFMGLHDENAAVTQVHFLPQQVAMVTLLDDNSLHMWTLRAHHGVSELLETGRFTLTGPPGAPPSVTRVTAVLTHSSGDMLFLGTEGGHVFVVEVPGFRELEERNISLENVTNSLPEDYGGRRSLEHVESLQENPVNPRQVLIGYGRGIMVIWDLERHSAVKHIPATQQLESVWWTEDGGHVLSSHSDGSYCRWMVAGEGTQSEPEKSEVPYGHFPCKAISKIIQLPTEQGPPFLFLSGGMPRASYGDRHCISVIHSKTHVALDFTSRIIDFFVIRDGPDHTGDPSALVVLVEEELVVIDLQTEGWPVIQTPYLVPLHCSAITCSHHVSAIPLKMWERVLSAGALQNTHYSKKPWPITGGQNLSPDAPQRDLLLTGHEDGTVRFWDASGVCLYPMYKLSTAGVFLTDAEPNDNMNQCTEGEWPPFRKVGCFDPYSDDPRLGVQKIHLCKYSGYLTVAGTAGQILVLELNDEAADQMVEATVADLLQGQESFRWKGHTRLEVREEPVTFPPGFQPFALVQCQPPAVVTALTLHSEWKLVTFGTSHGFGLYDYQQKSNVLVRCTLNPSDQLAMEGPLSRVKSIKKSLRQSFRRIRRSRVSLRKHHVNSAAKVQEANARLEAELAEMELAPVQRKIEARSSDDSFTGLVRTLYFADTFLSDSSHHMPSLWAGTNGGSVFAYQLRLPPVERRSEDPVSAHPAKEIQLMHRAPVVGIVVLDGHGSPLPEPLEVAHDLARSADMQGCHQLLVISEEQFKVFTLPKVSAKMKLKLTAIDGSRVRRVGVAWFGSSRSEDYGESGLTVLTNQGDLHVVSLPGVKLQVQYPCIRREDVSGIASCVFTKHGQGFYLISPSEFERFSLSARCVVEPRSLVEVPSQTPGTTLPRAQPDGPSLAHRNSTRDTDDVESSARRVMEHALLNDETVLQEIQKSLEGYQPTFLENNVKSALAGGKVLTNGD, from the exons ATGAAGAGGTTTAGGAGACATGGACAGGAGTCCCACAGAGATCGGATCAAACAGGAGCTCTATGGGTTCAACAAG ACGGTGGAGCATGGTTTTCCCCACCAGCCCAGTGCTCTGGTCTTCAGTCCCAGCCTACAGCTCCTGGCCATCGGCACACGCTCCGGCGCCATCAAACT TTATGGGGCTCCAGGTGTAGAGTTCATGGGTCTACATGATGAGAACGCTGCCGTCACACAGGTCCACTTCTTACCACAGCAG GTTGCCATGGTGACTCTGTTGGATGACAACAGTCTCCACATGTGGACCCTCCGAGCTCACCACGGAGTCTCTGAGCTGCTGGAGACAGGACGCTTCACACTTACTGGACCACCGGG TGCTCCTCCCAGTGTGACTCGTGTGACGGCGGTGCTGACCCACTCCTCTGGGGACATGTTGTTTCTGGGAACAGAGGGGGGACACGTGTTCGTAGTGGAGGTACCGGGCTTCagagaactagaggagaggaacatTAGCCTGGAGAATGTCActaacag TTTACCAGAGGACTATGGAGGTCGTAGGAGCTTGGAGCATGTTGAGTCCTTACAGGAGAATCCCGTCAACCCACGCCAGGTTCTGATTGGCTACGGACGAGGCATCATGGTCATCTGGGACCTGGAGCGCCATTCAGCCGTCAAACACATCCCCGCTACTCAG CAACTAGAGAGCGTGTGGTGGACGGAGGACGGTGGCCATGTTCTCAGTTCCCATAGCGACGGGAGCTACTGTCGCTGGATGGTGGCCGGGGAGGGGACACAGAGCGAACCGGAGAAGTCTGAAGTACCATACG GCCACTTCCCCTGTAAGGCCATCTCTAAAATCATCCAGCTCCCTACAGAACAAGG GCCTCCATTCCTGTTCCTCAGTGGCGGCATGCCCCGGGCCAGCTACGGAGACAGACACTGTATCAGTGTGATCCACAGTAAAACACACGTGGCTCTGGACTTCACCTCCAGAATCATCGACTTCTTCGTCATCAGAGACGGACCAGACCATACAG gcGACCCCAGTGCGTTGGTGGTcttagtagaggaggagttggtAGTGATAGATCTCCAGACTGAAGGGTGGCCGGTCATCCAGACTCCGTACCTGGTGCCTCTCCACTGCTCGGCCATCACCTGCTCCCACCATGTCTCTGCTATACCCCTGAAGATGTGGGAGAGGGTCCTGTCTGCCGGAGCACTGCAGAACACACACTACTCTAAGAAG CCGTGGCCTATAACAGGAGGACAGAACCTGTCTCCCGACGCTCCTCAGCGAGACCTACTTCTCACAGG gCACGAGGACGGCACGGTGCGTTTCTGGGACGCTTCGGGAGTCTGTCTGTACCCCATGTACAAGCTGAGCACGGCAGGGGTGTTCCTCACTGACGCAGAACCCAATGACAACATGAACCAGTGCACAGAGGGAGAGTGGCCACCTTTCAGaaag GTGGGTTGTTTTGACCCGTACAGTGACGACCCTCGCCTGGGCGTTCAGAAGATCCACCTGTGTAAATACAGTGGTTACCTGACTGTAGCTGGCACTGCTGGACAG ATCCTGGTGTTAGAGCTGAACGATGAGGCAGCGGATCAGATGGTGGAGGCCACGGTAGCTGACCTGCTACAGGGACAGGAGAGCTTCCGCTGGAAG GGCCACACGCGTCTGGAGGTGAGGGAGGAGCCGGTGACGTTCCCCCCAGGATTCCAGCCCTTTGCCCTGGTCCAGTGTCAGCCTCCTGCTGTTGTCACCGCTCTAACCCTGCACTCTGAGTGGAAACTAGTGACCTTCGGGACCAGCCACGGCTTCGGACTCTACGACTACCAGCAGAAAAGCAACGTCCTCGTCAG GTGTACTCTGAACCCCAGTGACCAGCTGGCTATGGAAGGTCCTCTGTCCAGAGTAAAGAGCATTAAGAAGTCTCTCCGCCAGTCCTTCAGGAGGATCAGACGCAGCCGAGTGTCTTTACGCAAACACCACGTCAACAGCGCTGCTAAG gTGCAGGAGGCCAATGCTCGTCTGGAGGCTGAGCTAGCAGAGATGGAGTTGGCTCCTGTTCAGAGAAAGATAGAGGCTCGATCCTCAGACGACTCCTTCACCGGCCTCGTTCGCACACTGTACTTCGCTGACACCTTCCTCTCGgaca GCTCCCATCACATGCCCTCTCTCTGGGCAGGGACCAATGGGGGCTCGGTATTCGCCTACCAGCTCCGCCTACCGCCTGTGGAACGCAGATCAGAGGACCCCGTCTCCGCCCACCCTG CTAAGGAGATCCAGCTGATGCACCGTGCTCCAGTAGTCGGCATCGTGGTGTTGGACGGCCACGGTTCCCCTCTGCCTGAGCCCCTGGAGGTGGCCCACGACCTGGCCCGCTCAGCTGACATGCAGGGCTGCCACCAGCTACTGGTCATATCCGAGGAACAGTTTaag GTGTTCACCCTGCCCAAGGTGAGCGCTAAGATGAAGTTAAAGCTCACCGCCATCGATGGTTCGCGAGTGCGCAGGGTGGGTGTGGCCTGGTTCGGCAGCAGCCGCTCGGAGGACTATGGTGAGAGTGGCCTCACCGTCCTGACCAATCAGGGAGACCTCCACGTGGTGTCGTTGCCGGGGGTGAAATTGCAGGTCCAGTACCCCTGTATCCGCAGAGAGGACGTCAGCGGCATCGCTTCCTGTGTCTTCACCAAACACGGACAGG gtttctACCTGATCTCTCCGTCTGAGTTTGAGCGTTTCTCTCTGTCCGCTCGCTGTGTGGTGGAGCCCAGGTCTCTAGTGGAGGTGCCCTCCCAGACACCCGGCACCACCCTGCCTCGGGCACAGCCTGACGGCCCGTCTCTGGCGCACAG AAATTCCACGCGGGACACCGATGACGTGG AGAGCTCTGCTAGACGTGTGATGGAGCATGCTTTGCTGAATGACGAGA CTGTGCTTCAGGAGATCCAGAAATCTCTAGAAGGATACCAGCC GACGTTCCTGGAGAACAACGTGAAGAGTGCTCTCGCTGGAGGGAAGGTGCTGACCAATGGAG acTGA
- the LOC118377225 gene encoding LLGL scribble cell polarity complex component 2-like isoform X2 has protein sequence MKRFRRHGQESHRDRIKQELYGFNKTVEHGFPHQPSALVFSPSLQLLAIGTRSGAIKLYGAPGVEFMGLHDENAAVTQVHFLPQQVAMVTLLDDNSLHMWTLRAHHGVSELLETGRFTLTGPPGAPPSVTRVTAVLTHSSGDMLFLGTEGGHVFVVEVPGFRELEERNISLENVTNSLPEDYGGRRSLEHVESLQENPVNPRQVLIGYGRGIMVIWDLERHSAVKHIPATQQLESVWWTEDGGHVLSSHSDGSYCRWMVAGEGTQSEPEKSEVPYGHFPCKAISKIIQLPTEQGPPFLFLSGGMPRASYGDRHCISVIHSKTHVALDFTSRIIDFFVIRDGPDHTGDPSALVVLVEEELVVIDLQTEGWPVIQTPYLVPLHCSAITCSHHVSAIPLKMWERVLSAGALQNTHYSKKPWPITGGQNLSPDAPQRDLLLTGHEDGTVRFWDASGVCLYPMYKLSTAGVFLTDAEPNDNMNQCTEGEWPPFRKVGCFDPYSDDPRLGVQKIHLCKYSGYLTVAGTAGQILVLELNDEAADQMVEATVADLLQGQESFRWKGHTRLEVREEPVTFPPGFQPFALVQCQPPAVVTALTLHSEWKLVTFGTSHGFGLYDYQQKSNVLVRCTLNPSDQLAMEGPLSRVKSIKKSLRQSFRRIRRSRVSLRKHHVNSAAKVQEANARLEAELAEMELAPVQRKIEARSSDDSFTGLVRTLYFADTFLSDSSHHMPSLWAGTNGGSVFAYQLRLPPVERRSEDPVSAHPAKEIQLMHRAPVVGIVVLDGHGSPLPEPLEVAHDLARSADMQGCHQLLVISEEQFKVFTLPKVSAKMKLKLTAIDGSRVRRVGVAWFGSSRSEDYGESGLTVLTNQGDLHVVSLPGVKLQVQYPCIRREDVSGIASCVFTKHGQGFYLISPSEFERFSLSARCVVEPRSLVEVPSQTPGTTLPRAQPDGPSLAHRNSTRDTDDVAVLQEIQKSLEGYQPTFLENNVKSALAGGKVLTNGD, from the exons ATGAAGAGGTTTAGGAGACATGGACAGGAGTCCCACAGAGATCGGATCAAACAGGAGCTCTATGGGTTCAACAAG ACGGTGGAGCATGGTTTTCCCCACCAGCCCAGTGCTCTGGTCTTCAGTCCCAGCCTACAGCTCCTGGCCATCGGCACACGCTCCGGCGCCATCAAACT TTATGGGGCTCCAGGTGTAGAGTTCATGGGTCTACATGATGAGAACGCTGCCGTCACACAGGTCCACTTCTTACCACAGCAG GTTGCCATGGTGACTCTGTTGGATGACAACAGTCTCCACATGTGGACCCTCCGAGCTCACCACGGAGTCTCTGAGCTGCTGGAGACAGGACGCTTCACACTTACTGGACCACCGGG TGCTCCTCCCAGTGTGACTCGTGTGACGGCGGTGCTGACCCACTCCTCTGGGGACATGTTGTTTCTGGGAACAGAGGGGGGACACGTGTTCGTAGTGGAGGTACCGGGCTTCagagaactagaggagaggaacatTAGCCTGGAGAATGTCActaacag TTTACCAGAGGACTATGGAGGTCGTAGGAGCTTGGAGCATGTTGAGTCCTTACAGGAGAATCCCGTCAACCCACGCCAGGTTCTGATTGGCTACGGACGAGGCATCATGGTCATCTGGGACCTGGAGCGCCATTCAGCCGTCAAACACATCCCCGCTACTCAG CAACTAGAGAGCGTGTGGTGGACGGAGGACGGTGGCCATGTTCTCAGTTCCCATAGCGACGGGAGCTACTGTCGCTGGATGGTGGCCGGGGAGGGGACACAGAGCGAACCGGAGAAGTCTGAAGTACCATACG GCCACTTCCCCTGTAAGGCCATCTCTAAAATCATCCAGCTCCCTACAGAACAAGG GCCTCCATTCCTGTTCCTCAGTGGCGGCATGCCCCGGGCCAGCTACGGAGACAGACACTGTATCAGTGTGATCCACAGTAAAACACACGTGGCTCTGGACTTCACCTCCAGAATCATCGACTTCTTCGTCATCAGAGACGGACCAGACCATACAG gcGACCCCAGTGCGTTGGTGGTcttagtagaggaggagttggtAGTGATAGATCTCCAGACTGAAGGGTGGCCGGTCATCCAGACTCCGTACCTGGTGCCTCTCCACTGCTCGGCCATCACCTGCTCCCACCATGTCTCTGCTATACCCCTGAAGATGTGGGAGAGGGTCCTGTCTGCCGGAGCACTGCAGAACACACACTACTCTAAGAAG CCGTGGCCTATAACAGGAGGACAGAACCTGTCTCCCGACGCTCCTCAGCGAGACCTACTTCTCACAGG gCACGAGGACGGCACGGTGCGTTTCTGGGACGCTTCGGGAGTCTGTCTGTACCCCATGTACAAGCTGAGCACGGCAGGGGTGTTCCTCACTGACGCAGAACCCAATGACAACATGAACCAGTGCACAGAGGGAGAGTGGCCACCTTTCAGaaag GTGGGTTGTTTTGACCCGTACAGTGACGACCCTCGCCTGGGCGTTCAGAAGATCCACCTGTGTAAATACAGTGGTTACCTGACTGTAGCTGGCACTGCTGGACAG ATCCTGGTGTTAGAGCTGAACGATGAGGCAGCGGATCAGATGGTGGAGGCCACGGTAGCTGACCTGCTACAGGGACAGGAGAGCTTCCGCTGGAAG GGCCACACGCGTCTGGAGGTGAGGGAGGAGCCGGTGACGTTCCCCCCAGGATTCCAGCCCTTTGCCCTGGTCCAGTGTCAGCCTCCTGCTGTTGTCACCGCTCTAACCCTGCACTCTGAGTGGAAACTAGTGACCTTCGGGACCAGCCACGGCTTCGGACTCTACGACTACCAGCAGAAAAGCAACGTCCTCGTCAG GTGTACTCTGAACCCCAGTGACCAGCTGGCTATGGAAGGTCCTCTGTCCAGAGTAAAGAGCATTAAGAAGTCTCTCCGCCAGTCCTTCAGGAGGATCAGACGCAGCCGAGTGTCTTTACGCAAACACCACGTCAACAGCGCTGCTAAG gTGCAGGAGGCCAATGCTCGTCTGGAGGCTGAGCTAGCAGAGATGGAGTTGGCTCCTGTTCAGAGAAAGATAGAGGCTCGATCCTCAGACGACTCCTTCACCGGCCTCGTTCGCACACTGTACTTCGCTGACACCTTCCTCTCGgaca GCTCCCATCACATGCCCTCTCTCTGGGCAGGGACCAATGGGGGCTCGGTATTCGCCTACCAGCTCCGCCTACCGCCTGTGGAACGCAGATCAGAGGACCCCGTCTCCGCCCACCCTG CTAAGGAGATCCAGCTGATGCACCGTGCTCCAGTAGTCGGCATCGTGGTGTTGGACGGCCACGGTTCCCCTCTGCCTGAGCCCCTGGAGGTGGCCCACGACCTGGCCCGCTCAGCTGACATGCAGGGCTGCCACCAGCTACTGGTCATATCCGAGGAACAGTTTaag GTGTTCACCCTGCCCAAGGTGAGCGCTAAGATGAAGTTAAAGCTCACCGCCATCGATGGTTCGCGAGTGCGCAGGGTGGGTGTGGCCTGGTTCGGCAGCAGCCGCTCGGAGGACTATGGTGAGAGTGGCCTCACCGTCCTGACCAATCAGGGAGACCTCCACGTGGTGTCGTTGCCGGGGGTGAAATTGCAGGTCCAGTACCCCTGTATCCGCAGAGAGGACGTCAGCGGCATCGCTTCCTGTGTCTTCACCAAACACGGACAGG gtttctACCTGATCTCTCCGTCTGAGTTTGAGCGTTTCTCTCTGTCCGCTCGCTGTGTGGTGGAGCCCAGGTCTCTAGTGGAGGTGCCCTCCCAGACACCCGGCACCACCCTGCCTCGGGCACAGCCTGACGGCCCGTCTCTGGCGCACAG AAATTCCACGCGGGACACCGATGACGTGG CTGTGCTTCAGGAGATCCAGAAATCTCTAGAAGGATACCAGCC GACGTTCCTGGAGAACAACGTGAAGAGTGCTCTCGCTGGAGGGAAGGTGCTGACCAATGGAG acTGA